One Acidimicrobiales bacterium genomic window, GGAGAGGGCGTGGAACGCGGTGCACCGGGCCACGACGAGCACGACCACCCCGCCACCCGGCGCGATCCACGGTGGGAAGACCACGCTGAGGGCAGCGGCGGCGATCGCCACCCGGGTTGTGACGTGCCGACCCCGCCACAGCGCAGCGGTTGTCGCCAGAGCGGCGAGGACGCCGAGCCATGGCGCGAGGTTGGCGAGGTCGTGAGCGGACTCGACGCTGACGCTCGCCCGGACGGCCGACGTCGGCGTGTCGGCCATGCCGGCACGGATGAGGGCGTCGACGACCCGGACGTTGCCCACGAGGACGAGCACGGTCGTGGCCAGCCAGGCTGCACTGCTGGCGAGCACGGGCAGCTGCCGGCGCGCCGGCGCTGATACGTACAGCAGTACGCGACGAGCGCGAACGCCGGGAACACGACGCTCGCGCCCCCGAGGTGCTCGGCCGCGTGGCCGGACACGTCGTAGCGGCTCTCGAAGGCGGCCTTCTGGAGTACGAGGGAGGCGGCCAGCAACGCCGGCACAGGCCACCAACGGCGGAAGTGCGACACGATCACCTCTCCCCACCCGCCTGCCCAGGCGGCCCGCCACTGTCCCATGGACCGGTCGACGACCTCGGGTTCGTGGGCCTGACCGGCACCCCCGTGTCGATTCCCGTGCGGCGGCGGGGGTGCATCCGGCGGCCGGCCGTCCGCAGCGCCGCCGCGCTCCCCGCCCTCCTCGAGCGCCGAGACCCGGCGCGCCGTCGCGGCCGTGAACGCCTCGGCCAGGCCGATCTCGGGCGAGTGGCCGGCGAGGCGGCCGGGGACGCCTGCAAACGACACGACGCCACCGGACGGACCGCTGACGGCCTGCTTTGCCGGTGGGGTGCGTGAACGGGCGGCGCGCGGCGTCCGCCGGTGAGCTACGACGACACGCTGGAATCGTTGACGGGCTGCATGGACGCGGTGGCATACACGGTTCACGTCTCTCTCTTGGATCGCAGCTTCGGACCCGCGCCGCTGACCCGATCGTGACCGCGCCGCCCGGCGACCGCGCGTGGGCGACGACCCAACCAAGTCCGCCGGTCCCATCCCAGCCCGGTGCACACGCGCGTCGATGGCGCTCCGTTCCGTTGGCGCGCTCCCGTTCTGCTCCCGCGTCAAGCCTGATGGAGTACCGTCGTACCGGTTGACCAGGGCGTTTGTCGTGACAGGCACGGGCCTGCAAAGCCCTGTACACCGGTTCGATTCCGGTCGCCGCCTCGACCCGCTGACCTGCTAAAACAGCAGGTCAGCGGCACGAACTCGTCGACCCGCTGTGTCCGTGAGAGTCCCTGGTCGACCACCAGAAACCGTTGTTTCGCTCCCGCGTCGCTCGCGCTGGGACCAGCCGCACGTGCCGATCGGGGGGCCGGGTTCGGCGGTCGGAGCCACCCGTAGTCGTCGAACCAGTCGGGGTAGCGGCGAACGGTGCGACGGACGTGAGCGCGGGGCGGTCGTGATCCCATCGGTCCGCCCAACCGAGCGGGCGACACAGCACGTGCGCATGACCAATGTCGAGGTCTGATGCGATCCGCAGCGCCTCGCCCACGAGACCCGCTTTGTCGAGCGCGGGACGTTCATCGTGTGGGCGGGTTGCAGTATCCATCCGCTCGATTCGGGTTGAGCGATGCACCCCGCCGACGTCGTCGTCATCGTCCTCGGGCCCGGCGACGCCCTGTCGATCCCGCTCGGCTGGCTCCACGTCGCCGACGCCACCGGCGTCAGCGCCTCGTTGACGTTCTTCTGGACGGCATGGGTCGACGCCATCGCCATGTCGCGTCACCGCCCGACCCTCGTGCCGTCCCTGGCGCTCCGAGCCGTCCGTTGGGAGGTGGCGATCCCGACTCGGTGAGCTCGGGCTACCGGATGTTCGGCGGGCCTCTGTGTGAGTCGGCGACCGAGTGCCCCGTGGGCGGCGGCTGGCGCGTCGGCTCTAGTAGCTCGTCCGGCCACCGAGGAGCCGGCTGCGACCCGTCGCGTCGGCGAAGGCCCATGGCTGGACGTCGGGAGGATCGACGCCGAGGGCCGTGAGCGTCGCGCAGATCTGCTCGCGATGGACGCTCCCGTGGTGGAACGACTGGGCCATGACGATGCCGGCAGGACACGCGTAGGTCCCGAGATCGAGGATGGCCGTCCGCTCGGGGTCGAACTCCGCGGCGGTGAAGAACGACTCCCACAGGCGGTCGAGCTCGTCGACGCGGAGCGAAAGCTCGTCGAGGGTCGCGACCTGCTCGCGTGCATCGTCGATGGTCCACGGCTCGGGATGCTGCTCACGCTCGTGTCGTGCTGCTGCGACCCACGTCGTCACTGGTCCACCGAGCGACGACAGGTGGGCCCCCTCGCTGGTGACGAGGTGGTTGAACGTTTCGATGATGCTTCCGTATGCGGCCGGTGCCGGGGCCGTCAGCTGGACCGGCGTGATCGTCCGACATGTAGCGAGCAGCACCTTCGACGCCCAGGCGTTGTGGCGCGAGAGATAGAGCAGCGCTTCGTTCATCCTTCACTCCGTTCCTCCACGCGCCCCGTTTCGCCGCGCGACACGCCGCCAGTGTGTTGCGCCGGGGATTCGGCGACCAGCGAGTTGCTTCGCGGAGGATGTCCGTCGAGCACAGCCCGGTGTGCGGCGACACGGCGGTACTCGGCGACGGGACGTCAGTTCCTGAAGGTGCGACGCCGGCCCACCCGAGCGCCGGCGGAGACCGGGCCCCTCATCGCCGACGTCTCCCGCCGGATTCCTCGGCGCAAGAGGGCTTGGGGGGCTGCGGGGGGTGGCAGAGGCGTTGACACTAGCGTTCGTCGCCTCGCCCCCGGAAGATCCGAGCCGGCGGTGCTTACACTCCGGCGATGAGCCTGGACGGCTTCGCTCGGGTCCCGCTGTTGTTCGGCCCGTCACCGATCCACCCGCTGCCGCGGCTCAGCGCGGCGCTCGGCGGCGGGGTCGAGATCTGGGCCAAGCGGGAGGACTGCAACTCGGGCATCGCCTTCGGCGGCAACAAGGTCCGCAAGCTCGAGTACCTCGTCGCCGACGCTCTGGCCCAGGGATGCGACACGCTGGTGTCGATCGGCGGCGTGCAGTCCAACCACACCCGCCAGGTCACCGGCGTCGCCTGCCACCTCGGCCTGAAGGCGGTGACCGTCCAGGAGCGTTGGGTCGATTGGCCGGACCCGAACTACGACGTCGTCGGGAACCTCCAGCTGACCCGCATCATGGGCGGCGACATCCGGATGGACGACGCCGGCTTCGACATCGGCGTGAGAGACAGTTGGAAGGCGGCGCTGGAGTCGGTGACCGCCGCCGGCGGCCGGCCCTACGCCATCCCGGCCGGCGCGTCCGACCACCCGCTCGGCGGCCTCGGTTTCGCCAACTGGGCGCGGGAGGTCGCTGCCCAGGAGGCCGAGCTGGACGTCTTCTTCGACCACGTCGTGGTGTGCACCGTGACCGGGTCGACGCATGCCGGGATAATCGCCGGGTTCGCTCTCGAGGGACGCGACGACCGCCGGGTCGTCGGCATCGACGCGTCCAAGACGCTCGAGCGGACCGTCGACCAGGTCACGCGCATCGCCAACGACACGGCGGACAAGATCGGTGTCCGACGCCCGCTGCGGGCCGACGAGATCACCGTCGTCGACGGCTACGCCGGCCCGGTGTACGGCATCCCGGACGACTCGACGATCGAAGCGATCCACCTCGCCGCCCGCACCGAGGGCATGCTGACCGACCCCGTGTACGAGGGAAAGTCGATGGCCGGGCTGGTCGGCATGGTCCGCTCCGGCGAGATCCCGGCCGGCTCACGGGTGCTCTACGCCCACCTCGGCGGCCAGCCGGCCCTGTCCGCCTACGCGTCGGTGCCCGGTCTCGGCTGACGTCCAGACGGTCGCTGTCCTACGCGCCGACGACGGGGACGGCGAGTGCGTGGTGCTCTCCGCCGCGAGCGAGCGCAAGCGATCGACGCCGCGTCAGCGAGCGACGTCGCCGGCGCTCGGCATCCCGCCCCACGCTGGGTCTGACCACGCCGATCGGGTGGTGCTGTCGGCGGCGTACGGGCGCGGTTGGGGGCCCGTCGCCATCGCGGCGCGCTGGAACTGCTGCGGCCCCGACAAGGCCGACTGCGTCGATGGCGAGCAGGCGATCGACCGCGTCGAGGCGCGCTCATCTATCTGGCCGTGGACAGCGGGATGCGATGAAGAGGGCTCTCGTCTCCGCCGCAACCGAGTGGACCTGCGCCGACGGAAGGCGAGGGTCGCGACTCGATCCATCGGATGGCTACGACGCGTTCCCATTTTGCGAAGCCCTGTACGCCCGTTCCATTCCCGTCGCCGCCTCGTACGGATCGTCGACCGCGGCCTCATCCTGCTGCCGCGGCGACGAGGAACAGGATGCCGACGAGGGTGATCGCGGTGGCCAGCAGGGCGGTCTCTGCGGGGGTGGCGACGGCCCGGCCGGGGGCTCCGAGCCGGCGGCGCGCCGAGGCGCGGAAGGCGAGCCACGCGGCGGTGGCCGCACCGAACGCAACTGCGCCGAGGACGACGCGCATCGTCGGCCCGGCCGCCGGGACGGCACGGGCCAGCGCGGCGCTCGCCACGCCCATGCCGAGGCCGCTCCTCTGCCACCCGAGCGCCGTGCGCTCGGCGGCGCGGCCGGGGTCGGTCACTGCTCGCCGACGACGACCAGGACGAGCGCGATCGCGGCGGTGACGGCGATCACGAGCGCGACCGTCGGGAGCAGCAGCGACCGGGGGAGGTCCTGGCCCAGCCGCATGGCCCGCTCGTTCCTGGCCCACTGGAAGAAGCTGCCGGCGGACAGCACGGCCCCTCCGGCGATCAGCGGGAGGCCGATGAGGCGGCGGTCGCCCGGGACGCCGAACGCCGGGAGCAGCTGCGCGATGGCGAGCCCGGCCGTCATGAGGGCGAGGGCCGTGCGGCACCAGGCGAGGAAGGTGCGCTCGTTGGCGAACGAGAACCTCGGATCGGGTGCGTCGCCCACGTCGAGCCGCCACCTCGACGTGACAGCCTGATGGCCGCGTGCCTTCACGATCACGGACCCGGTGGCGGCGCGCCGGCGCCGCCGACGGGCTCGACGGGTGGCGGGACCCAGGTACCGGCGATGGCCTCGGGGCGCGGGATGTAGAGCCGCAGCATCAGGTGGAACTCGCCCGCCGGCACCGGTAGCCACCGGTCGGTCGCACCGGGCGGCGGCGCCTGCCGGAGGAGGACCTCCACGGGACCGTCACCCTGGCGGAAGCCGGGCGTCCGGTCGCCGATGGCGTAGCGGTCGATCGGGTTGCGGACGAGGCGGCCCGGCTTGGCGTAGACCGTGAGCGACCAGAAGGCGTCGACGGGCGGCGGGCGGTCGAACCGCAGCGCATAGGCGGACGACCCGAC contains:
- a CDS encoding DinB family protein; the encoded protein is MNEALLYLSRHNAWASKVLLATCRTITPVQLTAPAPAAYGSIIETFNHLVTSEGAHLSSLGGPVTTWVAAARHEREQHPEPWTIDDAREQVATLDELSLRVDELDRLWESFFTAAEFDPERTAILDLGTYACPAGIVMAQSFHHGSVHREQICATLTALGVDPPDVQPWAFADATGRSRLLGGRTSY
- a CDS encoding 1-aminocyclopropane-1-carboxylate deaminase — protein: MSLDGFARVPLLFGPSPIHPLPRLSAALGGGVEIWAKREDCNSGIAFGGNKVRKLEYLVADALAQGCDTLVSIGGVQSNHTRQVTGVACHLGLKAVTVQERWVDWPDPNYDVVGNLQLTRIMGGDIRMDDAGFDIGVRDSWKAALESVTAAGGRPYAIPAGASDHPLGGLGFANWAREVAAQEAELDVFFDHVVVCTVTGSTHAGIIAGFALEGRDDRRVVGIDASKTLERTVDQVTRIANDTADKIGVRRPLRADEITVVDGYAGPVYGIPDDSTIEAIHLAARTEGMLTDPVYEGKSMAGLVGMVRSGEIPAGSRVLYAHLGGQPALSAYASVPGLG
- a CDS encoding DUF202 domain-containing protein, which gives rise to MTDPGRAAERTALGWQRSGLGMGVASAALARAVPAAGPTMRVVLGAVAFGAATAAWLAFRASARRRLGAPGRAVATPAETALLATAITLVGILFLVAAAAG
- a CDS encoding DUF202 domain-containing protein: MGDAPDPRFSFANERTFLAWCRTALALMTAGLAIAQLLPAFGVPGDRRLIGLPLIAGGAVLSAGSFFQWARNERAMRLGQDLPRSLLLPTVALVIAVTAAIALVLVVVGEQ